The following proteins are co-located in the Methanobrevibacter boviskoreani JH1 genome:
- a CDS encoding 50S ribosomal protein L30e, with protein MMDVDRAIRVAVDTGDVILGSEKSIQSLKLGKGQLVIVAENSPKEILEDVEYYSNLSNVPYYVYEGTSVTLGSVCGKPFTVATLVINDPGDSTILEVMG; from the coding sequence ATGATGGACGTAGATAGAGCAATCAGAGTAGCAGTAGATACAGGTGATGTAATCTTAGGCTCTGAAAAATCAATTCAATCTTTAAAATTAGGAAAAGGTCAACTTGTTATTGTTGCAGAAAACAGTCCTAAAGAAATTCTTGAAGATGTAGAATATTATTCTAACCTTTCTAATGTTCCTTACTATGTTTATGAAGGTACCAGTGTAACTCTTGGTTCAGTATGTGGTAAACCTTTCACAGTAGCTACATTAGTTATTAACGATCCAGGAGATTCTACTATACTAGAAGTAATGGGGTAG